The Syntrophaceae bacterium genomic interval GAAACAGCATTTTTCCGTATTTGAAAAAGCAGCGTGAACGGGAGGTGTTCCATGAAAAAGTCTGTCAGCATGCTGATCGTTCTGATCGGATTCATTTTCATCTTATTGAATATGCCGGTCTTTGCCGAAGAGGTGGTGACGGGACCGGCGGGGGCGACAGTCGCAGATGCCGCCACGGTGGCTGCTCCGGCAAAAGCCGTAACGCAGGAAGCCCTGGATGCGCTGAAAGGTTCCCTCCAGGTGGGCATCGACACCACGTGGGTGCTCTTCACGGCCTTTCTGGTCTTCTTTATGAACCTGGGGTTCGCCATGGTGGAATCGGGACTTTGCCGCGCCAAGAACACGGTGAACATCCTGGCGAAAAACTTCATCGTCTTCGCCATTTCCTCGGCCGCCTTCTGGGTGGTCGGCTGGGGGCTCATGTTCGGAAACGGCAACCCCTTTGCGGGTCTGGAGGGGCTCTTCTTTGTCGGCGGGGCCGACAACAGCCCTGCCATCGGAGATGCCTACAGGGGCGTCTACGCGGCGATCAACTGGACCGGCGTGCCGTTGTGGGCGAAATTCTTCTTCCAGCTCGTTTTCGCCGGCACCGCGGCGACCATCGTGTCGGGGGCCGTTGCGGAGCGGATCAAATTCCATTCCTTCATCTTCTTCTCCTTCCTGCTGGTGGGCATCCTGTATCCTATCACCGGCCACTGGATCTGGGGAGGCGGTTTCCTCGCGTCCCTGGGAATGTTTGACTTCGCCGGCTCCACGGTCGTCCATTCCGTCGGCGGCTGGGCGGCCCTTGCAGGCGTGCTGCTCCTGGGATCCCGGATCGGCAAGTATCGCAAAGACGGCTCCATCCATCCGATCTTCGGACACAACATGTCCATGGC includes:
- the amt gene encoding ammonium transporter; its protein translation is MLIVLIGFIFILLNMPVFAEEVVTGPAGATVADAATVAAPAKAVTQEALDALKGSLQVGIDTTWVLFTAFLVFFMNLGFAMVESGLCRAKNTVNILAKNFIVFAISSAAFWVVGWGLMFGNGNPFAGLEGLFFVGGADNSPAIGDAYRGVYAAINWTGVPLWAKFFFQLVFAGTAATIVSGAVAERIKFHSFIFFSFLLVGILYPITGHWIWGGGFLASLGMFDFAGSTVVHSVGGWAALAGVLLLGSRIGKYRKDGSIHPIFGHNMSMATLGGLVLWFGWFGFNPGSTMGVGDGSAIAHIAVTTNTAAAMAILSSAATSWMIQKKPDLSMIINGALAGLVAITAPCAFVSVGSAAIIGLIAGVLVVLAVMMFDRIRIDDPVGALSVHLVNGIWGTLAVGLFAVDKITGTATGNGLFFGGGFKLLGAQAAGVAAVGAFTFIASLIVWFVIKQVAGLRVSREEEITGLDLGEHGTKAYPDFQGFLTK